The DNA region GAAGTGAACACAATAAAATAGATGTGATGAGAAAGGGGAAATGTCTTATTTGGTGAATttgtaaaaagagaaataaaagcaaaataaattacatCATGGTGTCACAAATAATGTGACAAGGCAACAACAGCATGTTTTTTGAAggtaaccatgatttttttttttttaacaagaaatTTACAGTACAGGTTTACATAGGTCAAACtgtacaggaagtgacatgtgcAAGCGTGCGCATGCGTCCACACGAACACACATAAACAAGACAGAACACAATTACAGGTAAACATTCACCAAACAGACTGTGCAAAAAATGTTTTcacatctgaaaactgaaaaacaaactaaagagacgtgtaaaatgaaaatgaaaactccCATAAAAGAGAGACCCTGTTGAGACTGGAGGAGAAGATGAGTTCAATTATCTCTGGTTATCAACTAGTGTAAAGTACTTCAAATAAAAGAAACACTAGTgctgatttgtttttttacacatccTCCCAATATGAGACATACTGGCGAGGAAAAATAATGTGTGCTTGTAAACAAAAGCAACAGCAatttacagatagatagatttacaTGATTTCAAAAATCTCGGTCGGTTGTACTCTACAGTATTTTCAAATGCACCAGAGAAAATAAGAGCAATGTTACCCATGAGGAGATGAGATGGTCTGATGTCTTTCTGTCAAACCCCATCAACCTAAGAGCTTTAGTGaaggcaacaaaaaaaaaaaacaacaaaaacagggATTTGCAAAGATTTTTTTGGTTAAGGAATATTTCACCTAAAACTTAACTTTCCAGCAtattttattcaccctcatgtggttTTAAGACTGCTCTTCCCCACATAAAAGCACATTGACCAGGGGTTATGAAACTTcaaaaaatgcacaataaaagtAGCTCAAATGAattgtgcactatattccaagttaTCTAAAGACACAAGGTAGCTTTGCATAAGGAAAAGTAGTGATAAGGAGTAGTTTTATGGTCCTTTTTGAAGACTGACAGCCACTTCTTCATGTGAGCATGTGGCTTTTATGCTCCACAGAAGACATTCATACGAGTTTGGATGACATAAGGGTGAAATGCTGACAGAACCTTAATTTTTATGgtgaattattcttttaaattcACTAAAAACAGAGTTCTCACTATTTTCTACCAACTGCTTTGCATCAGACGTATTTTATAAGCCCGTGTTCCAAAACCATTTAGAACCAAGTCTCATCTACGGCCTTAACCCTTCACTCTTCAACTTGCAGCACCCCTAGGTATATATAGCCACCTCTATAATAATTAGTAGCATCCCAACGGGGACATCTTATCAAAGCAACCATGTGGAAACGACATGaccaacaaaacaaaagacagaTCAATCTCAGGATTGTTCTTGGCCATCAATTTCAAGCCTTGCTCTTTTTGAGTTTCCATTGCACTCACCATGTTGCACTCATGCCACCTATAGCTTTGTTAAGGATTTAGGTTAAAATCTTCACTAAAATGAATACATAGCAGCAAGCAACTAAGAACAAAATACTGTGATCCATCGAGACTGTATCAGATGCAGCTCTGCTGGTAATCTACCAATGGGATGAGTGTTTTCTGTACATTATtcagagaaatgttttaaaacatgaatCTAGGTCTTATGCAACTATAAGAGCGTGATCCAAAACACCATTACGAAGTGAGACCGCCATCCTACCACTTTCTGAGAATCTGTGAAAGATGCTAGTGAATAACACCTAATCGAAGGAGGAAAATGCTGGGGTCACTAAGAGCGTTCTCCATGAATAGACAGAATCGTCCGAATAGCCATTCCCTATGATGCAAAAGAAACGCGCTAACACCAATGATGATGTTGTCCCTTTTTTAGGAATCGAGACCTCTGAGTGTTTGCATGCTTCAAGTGTCTATTTCTTTAGCACACACGCAGAAGGTAGATGTCAGTGAAATTACAAGGGCAGATCTATAAACAATACATTGATAATCAAAGTCCTATACATAAGCTTTTACTGACACGACACACACAAAAGTACTGCAGCCCAAACAAGAGGATGCATTCTAGTCTCCACCGTCACAAGAGCCTTGAGCATTTGACTCTGTTTCCTCTCCCAGCTCATTTTTGTCCTTTTCCTCAGTACTTTTATCCTCAGAAGGAGCTTTTATAAGGTCAGAAGGATCTTTGACCGGAACTAAATCTACATCAGGTCTGCCATCTTCCATTCCGCCCTCTTGGCTCTTTTGTTCGAGTGTCTGTTCGTCTTTAACCCCCTTCGATTCCACAACAACATTGCCACTTCCCTCCTCTGCTCCTTCTTCCCTaaccttcttcctcttcctcttgggACTGCCCGTGCTGTCTGCTGCAGGCATAGCGGGCAGAGCCATTATACTGCCCGGTGGCAAGAACATGTGTGGATACAACAGACTATGTGACATTCCCGGGATTAGAAAAGGGTTAAAGGTCAAATGGCTGCCGGTGCTTGTGATGCTACTACTACTGCTGCTAGTGGCTGCAGCTGTAGACACCGAAGCGGACACTTTCTTCTCTTCCCCTCCTTGCTTTGCATCCTCCTTATTCCCATTCTCCGTGCTCATCGGAGAGCTTGCGTTTTCACATTGAGGCGTAGATTCCGAACTATCCGCCGGGCTGGAGGTTGAGGTTACGGTTGCAGAGTTTGTCGAAGTCACACTCGCTGAAGTGGAGGATGCGCTTGCAGTGGACGTCGTTGTGGACAGCGGTTGATTTATCATCCCACTCATGTGTGCGCTGTACATGGGCGGCTGCACGGCCATACCGTGGAGCATCATGGGCAGCATGCTGAGTCCATTCTTGGCATCTTCTCCTGACAGTACGGCAGTGGCGAAACCATGAGGAAAGCCCATGATTCCGGTTAGCGGGATGCCAGGGACATTGCGGAGATTGGGTAAGCTAACCTGATCCATGCTGCCAATGAGCCCACCATTCATGAAGAGGGGTCCCATGCCAGCGGTGAGCTCGGGGGCTTTGGGCATCTCACTGCGGGGTCGCCTGCCTCTTCTACGTGGACCGGGATCCCGACACACAGGGCCAGAGAGGATGCGTGTGAATTTGCCCTCCGGTAGAAAACCCTGGGTCAGTGCCATACAGAAACTTAGTGTTGGTTTACAAGTCAAAGACTATATTATTAATGTATAGAATAAAAATTGCACATATATAAGAGATAAAGTTTATTAACTCTGAGTCAACTCtcattaattgcaaaaaaaagtgcACACGTTACATATAACTGCAGAACTCATAAACTTGGGTTACAATACAATGTATTTCAGTGAAACACTGACACTCAAGTAgtgaaattttttacatttttaatatgaaaataatactatagtaatataattaaaagaaatcAGTGTCACCATACCTAccctaataataaatgaatatacaaTAGAATGTTCTAAACTATAGTATAGATTATTATAGACATCCATATAGGGGATTTCATGCAGATGACATGAACACAGAACCTGTGAAACTGTTGCAGTAAAAATGCATACTGTTAGTCATCTAGCAGATGTTTTTTGTCCAAGGCAAACTCAAGGACTGTTTAGTGCTTAAGCAAGATTGCGATTTCTTCCACTCGGAACCTATACATTTTACGCAACCTTGTTGATTAGAATATGTTCAATTTACTACATATTCTTGCAGTTTCCAGTCTCTTTCTAGACAGAATACATATGACTCACCGAGTGCTTCACCACATCAGCCCAATCAGGAGCCACAGAGTAATCTGAGTTTGCGTCGAGCCAACGGGAGAGCTCTTTAATCGCTGGAGCCATAGCGCCTCCAAGCTGCAACCAGAGGAATcgacaaattaaatgtaaattaaataaacaaataaagttcTAGGAGTGTGTTTGCGTGTTTTCTTACTCTGCGGCCTGTGTTTCTGTGCACTACCGGGACTCTCTCCTCCCCAGTTAGAGAGTTGATGTCCAGCTTGGATGGGTCTTTGCAGCGATGCCTTCTCTGTTTTGGACGCTCCAGGAAACTGTGCAATAAGTTTGCATTCTGAGACCAAGAAAGATGTGCAATATAAATTAGATTatagtaatgcattaaatataatatatattacttgtatcaaggcttataatatataagcagtatacaataaacatttacatttaggatCATTCAAATATCTTTCTAGATGGAAAAATAATGTTAACAAccttgcaactttttttttaaagctctttaACAGTACACAAACCAACATGATGTTTTGTAATAACTTACCGGGAAAGCAGAAAGCTCCATGTTGTAGTTGGGGTTTTGTCGGAGCCATTCCATTAGGCCTTTATTGGCCATTTCCCTGTCCATGCTCACATTCAGGGTCTCTGAGGCCGGAGGAGGAGCTGGAGAGGGTGCTGCAGGCGGAGTAGGAAGTGTAGTCGGGGTGGCTGGAGGGCCCTCTGACTGGGAGGATGTGGAGGACACAACAGGGTGGCTGATACTCTCTGACCCACTCTGTGGAGTATACAAAGATTAATACAACATTTGCCAGTTAAATGGATTTGAGAGTTAAACTGATGCCATATGAGCATCAAAAATTATTTAGGCAAAATCCATGTTTGAAATAAAAACTTTGAAACTAAGCTTGTTTCAGCATCACAAAAGAGACTATATAAGATctgtcatattaatattttaaatattgtcccggtatatctttttaaaaacatcaaattagttaaaaaaatgtaCCCCAAATAAAAGTTACATCAAAAAAGTACCCCATACCACTTCGAATGAGGATTTTAatcttttatggtgcttttttttttttttttttttttacttctttgagCTTGCCGGGATAAATCATTActttcaactttttttaatttttaaactttCTTTACACAGAAAAGAAGAGTAGATTTGCAAATAGTACAATGCTAGAATCACACGGGgccattttcatctttgggtgtcCCACTATATCCACTTCATTGACATGTGTTTCCACAAACCTGTTGTTCAGGTAAGTTCATGTTTTGTCCCTTTATAAAGCTGAGATCAGGAGTCTCTACATTTCTTCTCCGTCCTCTCCTCCGTCTCAACATTGAGTCATCACGGCGAAGACTGCCATTGACAATTTGCCCTGTGACAGGGTGAATCAGGCCAGCCTGCAAAATGCCAGCCATATCCAATCCCAGTGAGCCTTGTATGGAGCCTATCCCAGTTATTTTATGGGGTGCTGACTGGACAGTGTGGCTCATCTGACCAATTGACCCACTGTCTCCACCAACTGTTAGCTCTGTTGGTTTGGAGAGGTCAATAGCAGCGTCCTGCCAACCATTAAGGAGGAGAGCGTTAGCACGATGAGGCAAGCCAACCTGGATCTTTTCTCCAAGCTGGCTTGGTTTGGCAAGGACTTCTGCCTCGAATTCAAACCCACGTCTCGGACGTTTGAGCTCAGGGAGAAATGCTGGGGCCACTAGCCGCTCCTGTTGGGACAagagttgtaaataaaaaaaaataaaaaaaggatatctccatttttcatttaattaaatctcAAGAGTTTTGCAACCCATTTTGTAACAAATCAAAGGAGACAAATTCATATTAAGTAAGTAAATAGCATGGTTTTATCAAAAATTTGATCAGTTTAACTGCATGAATGATATTCAATGCTGGGCTATAAACAAATGCAATCCTGATATTTATTAGGTGTTTGATGATATTTAGAGTAGTAAGATGGATTAAAAACAatccaattgttttttttttttgtaaaggacTCTCTTGTCTGATGATGTGATCTCACACCTACCTTTGGTAAGTGGGGTACTGTGTGTGAGAGGTTAAAGTTAAGGCTCTGAGATATAGGCATTCTGGTAGGCAGAAATCCTGCCCTCTGGTGGGCACTGCTGGGCACGCAGGTGTTAGCCAAAGAGGTGGGAGACTCATACTGTTGACTGGAGGAAGGCCACTTCCCCTTTAAGATAGTGTGGCAGATACTATCAATACGATTGATGATCACTCTGTCCTATAGGGAGCAAAAGACAAACAGAGCATGAAATGGGTCTAACTGCAGAAACGGGTGACTGATACATGTCTAGTGGTATGCTATGGGCTGACTTTAGCCttacttatttaattttcagAGAAGACTTATGTGCACATTTTTCAATATCTTCTCAGTATAACCAATTGATGAAGAATGATCACCAGCATGACAATACCTTAGGCCACTCTGAGAACGAGAAGAGTGCTTTCTCTTGTAGAAGCTGAGCAATGGTTGGTTCCCTTATTTCATGGACACTGTCTGCCATCTCACACATGGGCAATGCAAAGTGTGGTCCATCAACATCTCCCAATAAtgctataaaataaacaattattactCAAACCATGTTGGGAGAAAAAGAGactaaattgtttattaaattatttattccttATGTTTTCCACTGGGTTTTTGAACAGTGAGAAAATCATTTATCAGCATGTAATGTGTCTCAATATGTTGAGCAGTACAGAAGTGATTCCATCCAGCAAATCTGACTAGTGTTTGTCAACAATTAGAAATAACTGATGAAAACTGTTGAATTATTTAATGCACAGTAAAGGTGGTAATGCGGCCACAACatcaataattatcaataatTCAACAGTCAGGAGTCAGGTATTCCACTTTCATCACTGTCTTTTCTATCTAAAATGTTTTCAGCCCTAAAACAGATGTGTACATACTTCTGGTATCAATAAAGTGAGCCTAAAACAGCCAAAATTTGTTTGCTGGTCTCCTAACGTGTTCAAGTTGATCCAGTTTGCTAGCTTTTGGACACTTAAGTGTTCAGACTTGGAGAACAGCTGTCTAACAAGCTAAACACCAACTTGGCCAGGCTAGGACACCAGCTAGACTAGCTTACACCAGCGAAGTCTACTAAGATGCTTTTCTCCAACAGGGTAAACAGCCCAAACTGCCATTACTAGTTTTGCaaagaattaaatgaaatattaaaaacctCAATCGACCTGGAGCTACTACATATGACTAACAGAAtcagaaacaaaacataaaaagtagAAAGCTAATGTTTACAGCCACAATACCTGGTGCCTTTGCACCTTCATCTTTTATCTTGTCCTTTACTTCCAAAGCCTCAGTCTGCTCAAGGTGAGGGGTCTGCGTAGTGCTATCTGGCTCAGGCTTCACATCTGACACTACTGGATCCACAAGAAACTCTTGTTTTGGGACTGCGTCAAGGCCCGGGGATACAGAGGTGTCAGGTAAGGTAGTTGGAGATGATGGGAGTGAAGGTGGCATAGGGTAATCTGTTGAAAGAGTAGTGTTAGTTAGATTGCACTCTTCTATTGGCTCTGGTGGTTCTTTGCAGGTTTCTTCCACCAACTGCTGTTCCACTGTGTCTTGCTGAAACCCTTCGCAAGGTTCCTGCAGGGTCTCGTCACAAGTTAAATCATAAGACTCCTCTAAAGGCACTTTTTCTGGCTCTGTTAGAGGCTTTTCATAAGGTTCTTCCAAAACCGCTTCACAAGGATCTTTCAAATCTCCATTGGAATCAGAGACCCTTGGAGACTCTATTGAAGGCATGTTTTCGATCTCATCTTGAGTATCCTTTGTCTTTGGACTGTCTGGAGAAAGGTCTTCTTTCTCAAAATTAAACCCTACGCTTTCAGCTCCTTCTTCTGGACTGGGAACACCAAATGTGATGTTGGAATCACTAAGCTTGTCCTCCTGCTCCTCACTAATGGGATCCGTCTGGTCAAGACTCACATCCGGGAGTCCAAGAGGTGTTGGCGGAACATATTCTGGAAGACTGGCTGACAGATCTGTCGGATCCACAGAAGTCTCTCCAACATTAAGGTCTTTGAACAACATGAAGCTCGGTGCCAGTGGTTCGACAGGGTTGCTTTGAGAGTCCGAACTAGGCATGCTCAAACAGTCGGTGAGCGTTTCATCACCCTCCCGTCCATCTTCTGGTTGAGGAGCATCAAGAAAGCTGGGTTCCAAAGTTGGCGCTCCCAAGATGGGATCAGTCTCGTTGAACATGTCAGAAGTTTCAGCATGGTCTGAGGTTTCCCAAGGAGTTTGAAGTTCATCTAGTTCCACAGAAGGAGCCATTAAGCCAGTCTCCTCTGAGGACCCTTGTTCTCCCACCAGAACATCGCTGCGAAGTTTCCCAGCTATGGAGTCCACCATGTCTCCTTGAGACCCATTTAACTCCCCTTGCACACCATACGAATTTAGCATATTCTGCCCACCGGTTGCAGAATTGAACGGGAATCCATTGAAGGCCTCTTTACCAGATTTGCCATGTAGTGTGTCTGATGTCAAGCCTTCATGTTGTAATGACCCCAACTCCAGAGAATCATCCAGTGGAGGACAATCCAAAAATCCTTCCCTATTTCCTGTACCTATCCCTAGGGAACTTCCAGACTCTGATGCCACCACTTCTGTGGGCTGGTGATGCCCATGAGTATGGATGAGTTGTGTTGGTGTGTGGTGTGAAGCTGTAGGGTGATACTCTGGAGGTTGTGGGGACTGACAATGCCCAAGGTTGGCATCATACAAGCAGCAATGGTGGTGGGGCAAGCCTGGGACTGAATATCTGTGGTTTTCTTTATGAACATAGTTCCGGTGGGCCTCCAGGAAGGATAATTGGGGGTCATTGAGGATGTAGAAATCAGTTCGACTCAATCCATTTTTAGCGACCCCAATGAGCAGATCACGGTCGTGTTTTCCACACTCCCACCAGACGGGCAAATACAAGCTAGGACGACAAAGCTGCAGTCGTGCCCCGAGGAGCGGGTGACGCAATACTTGCTCACGGACCTTTCTCAAAAGCTCAATACGATATAATGTTCGGGCAGCTCGCTCTTCTGTAATGGGCTCCACAAACAGTGAAGGATCCACGTTACCTGCATGAGACAAGAAGTTGTGTTTACATTATTGCAGATTTAGCTTCTATTAATCTTCCCATCAAACTATTAACTATCTTTATTACCTTCATCTTTTCTGGGTGGCAGTCTACATGCAGTTCGACACATTGAAACAAAGCTGTGGAAATATCTCTCTAAGCTTTCATCAGTCTTCCTCTCCAATCGAGCAAGGGCACGGAACTGGTTCCAGTCAAAAGTCTTTTTCTCTGGGTCATACACTACTCCAAACGAGGACACTGTGCGATAGAAGTCAGCCTGCTCTCGACGTGTCCACCTGTATCAGATATATGGagatatgtttaataaaataaaaaaagcaatttcaaacaaaaacttaaatgattttcAGCACATATTAATATCTAAGCCAATGCAGAATCAAAATACTATTCTTCCAATGTTCATCATGACCTGCAACATCTCAATGTTTTTCCGGTCCTCAAGGATTTTATGCTAGCCAATTATTCTATTTAGGTTTTAGCTATTGCTTTTATCTTTTTTCAATAATGCGgctctatttttattattttcactttGTTGATTTTCCTCATCCTCTTAACACTTTAATTTCATCTTGAGAGAATAACTAGACAATGAAATCACTGTCACATCACTCACCTTCGCTGCCACTCTAAAAAGAGTGGGTCAGGCTCAGTAGTGCAGTGTCTAAACTCTCCTATTTGCCAggctacaggtgcaattccctcATGTAAGAGAAAGTCATGACGAAGCGGCTCACGTCGTGTATAACGCTGATAGGCAGTAATGAGGCGCCGCAGACGTGCTGTAAGAGCCGTGCCTGCCGGCCACTGTATCCGTCCCTGCTCCATCACTTCTGCAACAAGGTCTCCTGCGAGAGATCCTATAAAGCCCCCTTCAAAAGAAATGATACTTTAGACTCAACATAAAGTAAGTTCATATCAAGGGGTGGTCCCCCGTGTCAAATTTATACGGACACCAAAGCAATAGCGAGCAATATGACAACTTTCAAACTGATTCTTTTCACTACGTACTAAAGTTCAAGTTTAGAGAACTCTATCCTGTGAATTTTTGATATATCATGGACATCTCTTACCAGTATTTATAAACAAT from Carassius auratus strain Wakin chromosome 6, ASM336829v1, whole genome shotgun sequence includes:
- the chd6 gene encoding chromodomain-helicase-DNA-binding protein 6 isoform X2; the protein is MKIQKKDKQMSATHVLKHTPSAAASNASDQNAQTTFPIGHLGKEQLRIIGGPPNHCMAHPKHSGLREAGPVASSHSLRPLSINSEEDDGGGGTRVKKKRRKKDKKESEWHKDEESNAKPKRREQKEGKELLARKAKVAKEQKDHKKREPKAQKEVKKVKKGQDVKVKTQAKNTATHQPSKRGRKPKEQGAMPPEKKKKGKRKSDAVLEMVESDDTTSLSTLATGEESIDPMDNTKRRSGRQVKRRKYNEDLDFKVVDDDGETIAVLGSGRIAAMSSSTLAWQAEEPPEDEANIIEKILAVRTVKKETSLDEPPEEMEEFYVKYRNFSYLHCKWATLEELEKDPRISQKIKRFRNKQAQMKHIFTEPDEDLFNPDYIEVDRVLEIAITTDTETGEEVTHYLVKWCSLSYEESTWELQEDVDPVKIREFEDLKQIPEIKHVERPLPEQWQKLEKSRDYRNGNQLREYQLEGMNWLLFNWYNRKNCILADEMGLGKTIQSITFLYEMFLMGLRGPFLIIAPLSTITNWEREFRTWTEMNVIVYHGSQISRQMILQYEMYHRDEQGNIVSGQFKFHGIITTFEMIMADCPELKKINWRCVVIDEAHRLKNRNCKLLEGLKLMNLEHKVLLTGTPLQNSVEELFSLLNFLEPSQFPSETTFLEEFGDLKTEEQVKKLQAILKPMMLRRLKDDVEKNLAPKQETIIEVELTNIQKKYYRAILEKNFAFLAKGANQHNMPNLINTMMELRKCCNHPYLITGAEEKILESFKKTYSSEAADFQLQAMIQAAGKLVLIDKLLPKLLAGGHKVLVFSQMVRCLDILEDYLIQRRYTYERIDGRVRGNLRQAAIDRFSKVDSDRFVFLLCTRAGGLGINLTAADTCIIFDSDWNPQNDLQAQARCHRIGQSKAVKVYRLITRNSYEREMFDKASLKLGLDKAVLQDINRKGSLNGVQQLSKLEVEDLLRKGAYGALMDEEDEGSKFCEEDIDQILQRRTQTITIQSEGKGSTFAKASFVSSGNRTDISLDDPNFWQKWAKIAELEIDSKAEKESLVIDTPRVRKQTRHYNSFEDDELMEFSELDSDSEERPCRTRRLSDRNRRYLRAECFRVEKNLLIFGWGRWKDILNHGRFKWHLTERDMEVLCRALLVYCVRHYKGDDKIKSFIWDLITPTKDGHNQALQNHSGLSAPVPRGRKGKKLKNQLSPPELKNADWLVHCNPEVVLQDDSYKKHLKQHCNKVLLRVRMLYYLKVEVLGEAADQALEGIPSSKLEVTLPDIDYIEIPTIWWDAEADKSLLVGVHKHGYERYNAMRADPALCFLERVGMPDVTALTVEQSGAETASDAPDSISKSDEIKEENDIKSEELEEKVEIKEESMSEETGKNEIAVTGGFIGSLAGDLVAEVMEQGRIQWPAGTALTARLRRLITAYQRYTRREPLRHDFLLHEGIAPVAWQIGEFRHCTTEPDPLFLEWQRRWTRREQADFYRTVSSFGVVYDPEKKTFDWNQFRALARLERKTDESLERYFHSFVSMCRTACRLPPRKDEGNVDPSLFVEPITEERAARTLYRIELLRKVREQVLRHPLLGARLQLCRPSLYLPVWWECGKHDRDLLIGVAKNGLSRTDFYILNDPQLSFLEAHRNYVHKENHRYSVPGLPHHHCCLYDANLGHCQSPQPPEYHPTASHHTPTQLIHTHGHHQPTEVVASESGSSLGIGTGNREGFLDCPPLDDSLELGSLQHEGLTSDTLHGKSGKEAFNGFPFNSATGGQNMLNSYGVQGELNGSQGDMVDSIAGKLRSDVLVGEQGSSEETGLMAPSVELDELQTPWETSDHAETSDMFNETDPILGAPTLEPSFLDAPQPEDGREGDETLTDCLSMPSSDSQSNPVEPLAPSFMLFKDLNVGETSVDPTDLSASLPEYVPPTPLGLPDVSLDQTDPISEEQEDKLSDSNITFGVPSPEEGAESVGFNFEKEDLSPDSPKTKDTQDEIENMPSIESPRVSDSNGDLKDPCEAVLEEPYEKPLTEPEKVPLEESYDLTCDETLQEPCEGFQQDTVEQQLVEETCKEPPEPIEECNLTNTTLSTDYPMPPSLPSSPTTLPDTSVSPGLDAVPKQEFLVDPVVSDVKPEPDSTTQTPHLEQTEALEVKDKIKDEGAKAPALLGDVDGPHFALPMCEMADSVHEIREPTIAQLLQEKALFSFSEWPKDRVIINRIDSICHTILKGKWPSSSQQYESPTSLANTCVPSSAHQRAGFLPTRMPISQSLNFNLSHTVPHLPKERLVAPAFLPELKRPRRGFEFEAEVLAKPSQLGEKIQSGSESISHPVVSSTSSQSEGPPATPTTLPTPPAAPSPAPPPASETLNVSMDREMANKGLMEWLRQNPNYNMELSAFPNANLLHSFLERPKQRRHRCKDPSKLDINSLTGEERVPVVHRNTGRRLGGAMAPAIKELSRWLDANSDYSVAPDWADVVKHSGFLPEGKFTRILSGPVCRDPGPRRRGRRPRSEMPKAPELTAGMGPLFMNGGLIGSMDQVSLPNLRNVPGIPLTGIMGFPHGFATAVLSGEDAKNGLSMLPMMLHGMAVQPPMYSAHMSGMINQPLSTTTSTASASSTSASVTSTNSATVTSTSSPADSSESTPQCENASSPMSTENGNKEDAKQGGEEKKVSASVSTAAATSSSSSSITSTGSHLTFNPFLIPGMSHSLLYPHMFLPPGSIMALPAMPAADSTGSPKRKRKKVREEGAEEGSGNVVVESKGVKDEQTLEQKSQEGGMEDGRPDVDLVPVKDPSDLIKAPSEDKSTEEKDKNELGEETESNAQGSCDGGD